Proteins encoded together in one Eubalaena glacialis isolate mEubGla1 chromosome 7, mEubGla1.1.hap2.+ XY, whole genome shotgun sequence window:
- the CSPG5 gene encoding LOW QUALITY PROTEIN: chondroitin sulfate proteoglycan 5 (The sequence of the model RefSeq protein was modified relative to this genomic sequence to represent the inferred CDS: deleted 1 base in 1 codon): protein MGRAEGGGPGRGPPPLLLLLGATLVLATGAAPVREAGRAVEADRQVKRVLAWEPRANDTREKAGPPAAGEDETSRTAPGGEHAVVGPGVGPEEALEASAAVTDTAWLEADSPGLGGVTAEAGSGDTQALPATLPAPDEALGQSSTAPATPEATEASGPPSPTPGDKLSPDPELPKESPLEVWLNLGGSTPDPHGPEPTYPFQGTLEPHTASDIIDIDYFEGLDGEGRGADLGSFPGSPGTSEHHPDPGGETPSWSLLDLYDDFTPFDESDFYPTTSFYDDLDEEEEEEEDDKDAGGGRDLEDENDLLMPTEKPGLGPGTGQPTGRWHAVPPQHTLGMVPGSSIALRPRPGEPGRDLAPSENGTECRSGFVRHNGSCRSVCDLFPSYCHNGGQCYLVENIGAFCRCNTQDYIWHKGMRCESIITDFQVMCVAVGSAALVLLLLFMMTVFFAKKLYLLKTENTKLRRTSKFRTPSELHNDNFSLSTIAEGSHPNVRKLCNAPHTCSPHACALALYDNVICQDDSSAPHKIQEALKSCLKEEEPFNIQNSMSPKLEGGKGDQADLEVNCLQNNLT from the exons ATGGGTCGAGCCGAGGGCGGGGGCCCGGGTCGGgggccgccgccgctgctgctgcttctggggGCCACGCTGGTCCTCGCCACTGGGGCCGCACCGG TGCGTGAGGCGGGCAGAGCCGTCGAGGCAGACAGGCAGGTGAAGAGAGTCCTGGCATGGGAGCCGCGTGCTAACGACACGCGGGAGAAGGCCGGCCCACCAGCAGCTGGGGAAGATGAGACCTCTCGGACTGCGCCCGGCGGCGAGCATGCCGTGGTGGGCCCTGGGGTCGGGCCAGAGGAGGCTCTGGAGGCATCGGCGGCGGTGACGGACACAGCCTGGCTGGAGGCGGACAGCCCAGGCCTGGGCGGAGTGACGGCAGAGGCGGGCAGCGGCGACACCCAGGCCCTTCCAGCCACGCTCCCGGCTCCCGACGAGGCCCTCGGGCAGTCATCGACGGCCCCCGCCACCCCCGAGGCTACAGAGGCCAGCgggccaccctcccccacccctggcgACAAGCTGAGCCCAGACCCTGAACTCCCCAAGGAGAGCCCCTTGGAGGTTTGGCTGAACCTGGGAGGCAGCACACCTGACCCTCATGGGCCAGAGCCCACGTACCCCTTTCAGGGCACACTGGAGCCCCACACGGCgtcagatataattgacatcgACTACTTCGAAGGATTGGATGGTGAGGGCCGTGGCGCCGACCTGGGGAGCTTCCCCGGGTCTCCAGGTACCTCAGAGCACCACCCTGATCCTGGAGGAGAGACCCCTTCCTGGAGCCTGCTTGACTTATACGATGACTTCACCCCGTTTGATGAGTCTGATTTCTACCCTACCACATCCTTCTATGATGATTTggatgaagaagaggaggaagaggaggatgacaaGGACGCAGGAGGAGGCagagacctggaagatgaaaATGACCTTCTAATGCCCACTGAGAAACCTGGTCTGGGGCCCGGGACAGGCCAGCCCACTGGTCGGTGGCATGCTGTCCCTCCACAGCATACTCTGGGGATGGTCCCCGGCAGCAGCATCGCCCTCAGGCCCCGCCCAGGAGAGCCAGGCAGGGACCTGGCCCCAAGCGAGAATGGCACTGAGTGCCGCAGTGGCTTTGTGCGACATAACGGCTCCTGCCGGTCAGTGTGCGACCTCTTCCCAAGTTACTGTCACAATGGCGGCCAGTGCTACCTGGTGGAGAACATAGGGGCCTTCTGCAG GTGCAACACGCAGGACTACATCTGGCACAAGGGGATGCGCTGCGAGTCCATCATCACTGACTTCCAGGTGATGTGTGTGGCCGTAGGCTCGGCCGCCCTTGTGCTGCTCCTGCTCTTCATGATGACGGTGTTCTTCGCCAAGAAGCTCTACCTGCTCAAGACAGAGAACACCAAGCTGCGCAGGACCAG CAAATTCCGGACCCCGTCTGAGCTCCACAATGATAACTTCTCCCTCTCCACCATTGCCGAGGGCTCTCACCCAAATGTAAGGAAACTTTGCAACGCTCCCCATACCTGCTCC CCCCATGCCTGTGCCTTGGCTCTCTATGATAATGTTATCTGTCAG